The DNA window TGCGCATAACGGGTTCCGTCTGCGTAAGGCAAACGGTCTGGTGAAAGACGTGTTTGAAGCACGTCATATGCAGCGTCTGCAGGGGAATATGGGGATCGGCCATGTGCGTTACCCCACGGCCGGCAGCTCCAGCGCCTCCGAGGCTCAGCCCTTCTACGTCAACTCGCCGTTCGGCATTACGCTGGCGCATAACGGTAATCTGACCAACGCTCACGAATTACGCCAGGCGCTGTTTGAAAACGGGCGCCGCCATGTCAACACCACCTCCGACTCCGAGATTCTACTGAACGTACTGGCCACCGAGCTGGACCGTTTCCCGCATTATCCGTTGGGCGCCGACGATATCTTTACCGCCGTGGCGGCTATGCATCAGCAACTGCGCGGCGCTTATGCCTGCGTGGCGATGATCATCGGCCATGGCCTGCTGGCGTTTCGCGATCCGCACGGCATTCGGCCGCTGGTGATTGGCAAACGCACGCTGGAAGACGGCCGTAACGAGTATATGGTTGCTTCCGAAAGCGTGGCGCTGGATACCCTGGGCTTTGAGTTCCTGCGCGATGTGGCGCCGGGCGAAGCGGTCTACATCACGGAAAAAGGGCAGTTGTTCACCCGTCAGTGTGCGGAGAATCCGAAAACCAACCCTTGCCTGTTCGAATACGTTTATTTTGCCCGCCCGGACTCTTTCATGGACAAGATTTCGGTGTACAGCGCCCGCGTGCGCATGGGGCAGAAGTTGGGCGAGAAGATCGCCAGCGAATGGGAAGATGTGGATATTGACGTGGTGATCCCGATCCCGGAAACCTCTTGCGATATTGCGCTGGAGATCGCCCGTATCCTGAACAAGCCGTATCGCCAAGGGTTTGTAAAAAACCGCTACGTCGGCCGTACCTTCATCATGCCGGGGCAGCAGGCGCGCCGTAAATCCGTACGCCGCAAGCTGAATGCCAACCGCGCCGAGTTCCGCGACAAGAATGTGCTGCTGGTGGATGATTCCATCGTGCGCGGCACCACGTCAGAGCAAATCGTTGAAATGGCGCGCGACGCCGGCGCCAAACGGGTTTATCTGGCTTCTGCCGCACCGGAAATTCGTTTCCCTAACGTGTATGGCATCGACATGCCAAGCGCCAATGAACTGATTGCTCATGGGCGCGAAGTGGATGAGATCCGTCAGCTTATCGGCGCCGACGGGCTGATCTTCCAGAACCTGGAAGATTTGATCGCCGCGGTGAACGAAGAGAACCCGGATATCACCCAGTTTGAATGCTCGGTATTCAACGGCATTTACGTGACGAAGGATGTCGATCAGGGCTATCTGGAGTACCTGGAGTCGTTGCGTAACGACGACGCCAAGGCGCTGCGCGGCCAGGCGGAAGCCGAAAACCTGGAAATGCATAACGAAGGTTAACTTTCCTGCCGGTTTACAGGCGGTGATCATGGGCGAGGTTCCCTTTTGGGGGGCCTCGCCCTGTGTTTTTCATCACCGGCACGGCGCTATTTTCTGCTGGCTAAAATGGTGCAGGCCAGTTTGCTGGTGGTGCATCGCGGCGTTACGGCTTGCTTATTCGCCCGTATTGCGGCAAAGTCGCCCTGATTTATCCCCAAGGCAGAGGCCTGCGAATGAAACGACTCATCATCGGTATTTCTGGCGCCAGCGGCGCTATCTACGGCGTGCGTATGCTGCAGGTATTGCGTTCGGTTGACGATGTGGAAACCCACCTGGTGATGAGCAACGCCGCGCGCCAGACGCTGGCGTTGGAAACGCCGCTTAGCCTGCGTGACGTGCAGGCGTTGGCCGATGTGGTGCACGATACGCGCGATATCGGCGCCAGTATCTCTTCCGGTTCGTTCAAAACGCTCGGCATGGTGATTTTACCCTGCTCGATTAAAACGTTATCCGGCATTGTCAACAGCTATAGCGACGGTCTGCTGACCCGCGCCGCCGATGTGGTATTGAAAGAAAGCCGCCGTTTGGTGCTGTGCGTGCGTGAAACCCCTCTACATCTGGGGCATCTGCGCCTGATGACGCAGGCGGCGGAAATGGGGGCGATCATCATGCCGCCGATGCCGGCGTTTTATCATCAACCCACCAGCGTAGAAGCGATTATCGATCAGACCGTCAACCGGGTGATCGATCAGTTCGATATTACCTTGCCGCAAGACTTGTTTGCCCGCTGGCAGGGCAGCCATTAGCCGTTAATCCCCATATTGATACATTTATGCAACACTGCACCAATGTGGTGCTTTGTATGCACTTTAATGGATCACCCATTTTAACCCTGCTGTTTCCGTGTTTAATTATTCGTCATGGGCTGGGCGCCGGCCTGGGTCTGAACGTTCGAATTATGTGCTGATGGTAGCCATATTCGCATCCCGGGGCGCTTGACATGCATCTTGTGGCTGGCAATGGCAAATGTGGCATGATTGCTGCAGTTAATACCGATGGATAGGGTAGGTTTTTATTCTGTGGTTAACCGTCACGTGTGATACGCGCCAGCTTTGCTGGGCCACGTTGGCGGATAATGACAGCATGCCCAGGCGGCATCAAAAACAATTGAGGGTAATGTATGAAAAAGCGGGTTTTGATTCTTCCTCTGCTTATGGCCTGTGCATTGCACAGCGCATTCGCTGCGATTCCATCGCCATTAAAGATCGGTACCGATCCTACCTATGCGCCATTCGAATCGAAAAACGCGCAGGGGGAGTTGGTCGGCTTTGATATCGATCTGGCAAAAGAGCTGTGTAAACGTATAAAGACCCAATGCACTTTTGTGGAGAGCGATTTTGATGCATTGATCCCTTCCCTGAAAGCCAAGAAAATCGACGCCATTATTTCGTCGCTTTCCATCACTGAAAAGCGCCAGCAAGAAATCGACTTTACCGACAAACTGTATGCGGCCAACGCACGGCTGATCGCACCGAAAGGCTCAAGCATTCTGCCGACGATTGAATCACTCAAAGGCAAGAGCGTCGGGGTGCTGCAGGGCACCACACAAGAAGCCTACGCCAATGCCCTGTGGCAGCCGAAAGGGGTGACGGTTGTGCCTTACCAGAACCAGGATCTTGTCTACGCCGATCTGGCTTCCGGGCGTATCGATGCGGCATTCCAGGATGAAGTGGCGGGCAGCGACGGCTTCCTGAAACAACCCCCAGGCAAGAACTATGCCTTCGCCGGCGCAGCGGTGAAAGACGATAAATTCTTTGGCGTCGGCACCGGCATGGGGCTGCGTAAAGGTGATACCGAACTGAAAACCGCGCTGGACAAAGCCTTCGCTGAAATGCGCAAAGACGGTACTTACGACACGATTGCGAAAAAATACTTCGATTTTGACGTCTACGGCGGTTAATCCACACGCCCTACCGAAGGGTAACTACGGGGCCGTATACCGGCCCCTGCGAACTGCAAGCCTGTCTTGCAGCCAGGGAAGGCGTGCCTCTCTGGAAGTTCACGAATAATGACGACAGGACCCAGTAATGCTGCAAGGCTATTCCCAAATTATCTATGAAGGCGCTTTGGTGACGCTGGAACTGGCGATCAGTTCCGTGTTGCTGGCGGTGGCGATCGGTCTGATCGGCGCGGCCGGCAAACTGTCCCAAAACCGCATAATTTCCTCGCTGTTCGGCGCTTACACCACGCTGATCCGCGGCGTGCCGGATCTGGTGTTGATGCTGTTGATTTTCTATGGCCTGCAGATTGTTTTGAACAATATCACCGAGTTTTTCGGTGTTGCACAAATTGATATCGATCCTCTTGGTGCCGGTATTATTACCCTGGCCTTTATTTACGGCGCCTATTTCACCGAAACCTTCCGCGGCGCCTACCTGGCGGTACCGCGCGGGCAGATTGAAGCGGCGACCGCTTATGGCTTCACCGGCAGCCAAATCTTCCGCCGTATCATGTTCCCGGCGATGATGCGCTACGCGCTGCCCGGGATCGGCAATAACTGGCAGGTGATCCTGAAAGCGACGGCGCTGGTGTCGATTCTCGGCCTGAACGATGTGGTGAAAGCCACGCAGTTGGCGGGCAAGGGCACCTATCAGCCGATGTTTTACGCGCTGGTGGCCGGTGCGGTTTATCTGTTTTTTACCACGGTATCCAACGGTGTGTTGCTGTGGCTTGAACGGCGTTATTCGCTGGGAGTGAAGAGGGCGGAGCTATGATCGAGATCCTGCAGCAATACTGGCAGTCGCTGCTATGGAGTGATGGCTACCGTTTTACCGGCGTGGCCGTTACCTTGTGGCTGCTGATTCTTTCCGTGGTGTTCGGCGGCTTGCTGGCGATACCGATGGCGGTGGGGCGGGTTTCCTCCATTGCGTGGATACGCCTGCCAGTGTGGTTTTACACCTATGTGTTCCGCGGCACGCCGCTGTATGTGCAACTGCTGGTGTTCTATTCCGGCATGTACAGCCTGGAGATTGTGCGCGGCAGCGAGTTTCTCAATGCGTTTTTCCGCAGCGGGCTTAACTGCACCATCCTGGCGCTGACGCTTAACACCTGCGCCTATACCACCGAAATCTTTGCCGGCGCGATCCGTGCCGTGCCTTATGGCGAAATTGAAGCGGCCGAAGCCTATGGCTTTTCACGCTTCAAAATGTACCGCTGTATCATTCTGCCTTCGGCGCTGCGCACCGCATTGCCGGCTTACAGCAATGAAGTGATTTTGATGCTGCACTCCACTGCACTGGCCTTTACCGCCACCGTGCCGGATCTGTTGAAGATCGCGCGTGACATCAACTCGGCCACTTACCAACCGTTCTACGCCTTCGGCATTGCGGCGGTGCTGTATTTGGTGATTTCTTATGCGCTTGTCAGCCTGTTCCGCAAGGCGGAAAAACGCTGGATGGTACACATTAAACAACATTGATGAATGACGGGAACAACGCTATGTCTGATAAAAAATTGGCCGTCACGGAGTTGCATAAGCACTATGGCGAACATGAAGTATTGAAAGGGGTTTCACTGGCGGCGAACGCGGGGGACGTGATCAGCATTATCGGTTCCTCCGGTTCCGGCAAGAGTACCTTCCTGCGTTGCATCAACTTCCTGGAAAAGCCCAGTGAAGGCTCCATCAGCCTGAACAATGAAGATATCCGCATGGTGCGGGACAAAGACGGGCAGCTTAAGGTGTTTGATAAAAAACAGCTGCAACTGTTGCGTACCCGCCTGACGATGGTCTTCCAGCATTTTAACCTGTGGAGCCATATGACGGTGCTGGAGAACGTGATGGAAGCGCCGATCCAGGTGCTGGGGCTAAGCAAGGCGGAGTCGCGTGAGCGCGCCATACGCTATCTGGACAAGGTGGGGATCGACGAGCGTGCGCGCGGCAAATACCCCGTGCATCTTTCCGGCGGCCAACAGCAACGCGTATCGATCGCCCGCGCGTTGGCGATGGAGCCAGAGGTGCTGCTGTTTGATGAACCGACTTCAGCGCTGGATCCAGAGCTGGTGGGTGAAGTGTTGCGCATCATGCAGAAACTGGCCGAAGAGGGGAAAACCATGGTGGTGGTGACGCACGAAATGGAGTTTGCTCGCCACGTTTCCAGCCATGTGATCTTCCTGCACCAGGGGGTTATCGAAGAACAGGGGCCGCCTGATGAGCTGTTTGGCAACCCGAAAAGCCCTCGCCTGCAGCAGTTCCTTTCCGGCGCGTTGAAATAAGCCGCCGTGAGCCGCGCCCGCACTGTGCGTGTGGCGCGGCGCTCTACTTGCCGTTTATCACATTCTCCAGCGCCGGCGCCAGTTCGCTGTAGCGGAAGCTGAACCCCGCCTGTTCCAACCGTTTCGGGATGGCGTGCTGCCCGCCGAGCACCAGAACTGCCGCTTCCCCCATCATCATCTTCATGGCGAAGGCCGGCACGCGCAGAAACGCCGGGCGGTTGAGCACCCTGGCAAGCTGGGCGGTAAACTGTTCGTTATGCACCGGATTGGGCGCCACCATATTGAACGGCCCCTGCTGGTTAGCGTCAGCCAGTAGGAAGAGGATGCCGTCAACCATGTCGTCAAGATGGATCCACGGCAGGTACTGGCTACCATCGCCTATCGGCCCGCCGAGGCCCAAACGAAACGGGGGCAGCATTTTCGCCAGCGCGCCGCCGTTGGCGGCCAGCACCACGCCGGTGCGCAGCAGGCAGACCCGCGTTTCGCGGCTTTGTGCCCTTAGGGCCAAGGCTTCCCAACGTTGGCATAGCTGGTGGGTGAATTCGTCATGCGCCGGGGTGTCCTCGGTGACGACCGCCTGGCCCTGATCGCCGTAATAGCCGACGGCGGAGCCGGAAATCAGCGCCTGCGGGGGCCGGCGGCTGGCGTGGCACAAGGCGGCCAACCGCTCGGTCAGCGCCCAGCGGCTTTGGCATAGCCGTTCCTTCTGAGTGTTGCTCCAGCGTTTGTTGGCGATCGGTTCGCCGGCCAGGTTGATGACGGCGTCAATACCGTCAAGATCGCGCTGTTCCGCCAGCGAGGGCCAGTAGCTGGCTTGCTCGCCAAACAGCTTGCGCGCACGCTGTACGCTGCGCGTCAGTACGGTGATGCTGTGCCCCTGAGTGAGCAGGCGCTGCGTCAGTGTGCGGCCTATCAGCCCTGTTGCGCCGGTAATCAGGATACGCATGGAGATCTCCCTTTGGCTGTGCCCCGCGAAGGGCAGGGTAACGCTGCGCTGCCAGGTTCGCCGCTCAAGAACGGGTTTTTAGCCCCGGCGGTAGCTCATGGTCATGGAAACCGAATCGGCGTAGCGCAGCGCCAGCAATTTGTCTATTTCTACTTCAGCATAGGTCACCCACGGGTGCTGTTTCACAATATCGAGCACATCCTGGGTTAATTTTTCCAGCAGCGCGAAACGGTTATCTTCCACATGCCGGATGATGGCTTTGGTAATGGTGCGGTAATTGAGGGCGTCGGCAATGTCTTCGCTGTTGCGGGCTTTATCGGCGGGGTAGTGGATTGCCACATTGATCAGGACATCCTGGCGGTTATTGATCTCTTCTTCCTTAATACCGACAAATGTGCGTAACCGTAGATTTTTTATACGAATAATGGCGTCGGGTTGGTTAAATGACATCAGTAATTCTCCGTGAGCTGATTGTTTTCGCCCAGAATACACGGAAAGTAGGGAAAATATAATGCAAGGTGCCGGCGATGAGCTGCCGCCGGCAGCTCATCGCCTCGTCAGGCCTGGTCAGCCTTCTGATAGGCGCGTTGAGTGGCCGGGCGGTTGCCGATGCGCTCATACCAGTTGCGCACTGCCGGGTAGTCCGCCAGATCGATACGTTGGCGGGCATGCGCCGCGGCCCAGGGGTAGGTGGCGATATCCGCGATGCTGTAATTATCGCCCCCCAGGTATGGGTGCTTTTGCAGCTCCGCTTCCAGCACGCCGTACAGGCGTTTGGTTTCCAACTGGTAGCGCTCGATGGCATAGGGAACCGGCTGCGGCGCATAGTGGGTGAAGTGGT is part of the Gibbsiella quercinecans genome and encodes:
- the purF gene encoding amidophosphoribosyltransferase; its protein translation is MCGIVGIAGFMPVNQSIYDALTVLQHRGQDAAGIVTIDAHNGFRLRKANGLVKDVFEARHMQRLQGNMGIGHVRYPTAGSSSASEAQPFYVNSPFGITLAHNGNLTNAHELRQALFENGRRHVNTTSDSEILLNVLATELDRFPHYPLGADDIFTAVAAMHQQLRGAYACVAMIIGHGLLAFRDPHGIRPLVIGKRTLEDGRNEYMVASESVALDTLGFEFLRDVAPGEAVYITEKGQLFTRQCAENPKTNPCLFEYVYFARPDSFMDKISVYSARVRMGQKLGEKIASEWEDVDIDVVIPIPETSCDIALEIARILNKPYRQGFVKNRYVGRTFIMPGQQARRKSVRRKLNANRAEFRDKNVLLVDDSIVRGTTSEQIVEMARDAGAKRVYLASAAPEIRFPNVYGIDMPSANELIAHGREVDEIRQLIGADGLIFQNLEDLIAAVNEENPDITQFECSVFNGIYVTKDVDQGYLEYLESLRNDDAKALRGQAEAENLEMHNEG
- a CDS encoding UbiX family flavin prenyltransferase, whose protein sequence is MKRLIIGISGASGAIYGVRMLQVLRSVDDVETHLVMSNAARQTLALETPLSLRDVQALADVVHDTRDIGASISSGSFKTLGMVILPCSIKTLSGIVNSYSDGLLTRAADVVLKESRRLVLCVRETPLHLGHLRLMTQAAEMGAIIMPPMPAFYHQPTSVEAIIDQTVNRVIDQFDITLPQDLFARWQGSH
- a CDS encoding lysine/arginine/ornithine ABC transporter substrate-binding protein, giving the protein MKKRVLILPLLMACALHSAFAAIPSPLKIGTDPTYAPFESKNAQGELVGFDIDLAKELCKRIKTQCTFVESDFDALIPSLKAKKIDAIISSLSITEKRQQEIDFTDKLYAANARLIAPKGSSILPTIESLKGKSVGVLQGTTQEAYANALWQPKGVTVVPYQNQDLVYADLASGRIDAAFQDEVAGSDGFLKQPPGKNYAFAGAAVKDDKFFGVGTGMGLRKGDTELKTALDKAFAEMRKDGTYDTIAKKYFDFDVYGG
- a CDS encoding histidine ABC transporter permease HisQ, which encodes MLQGYSQIIYEGALVTLELAISSVLLAVAIGLIGAAGKLSQNRIISSLFGAYTTLIRGVPDLVLMLLIFYGLQIVLNNITEFFGVAQIDIDPLGAGIITLAFIYGAYFTETFRGAYLAVPRGQIEAATAYGFTGSQIFRRIMFPAMMRYALPGIGNNWQVILKATALVSILGLNDVVKATQLAGKGTYQPMFYALVAGAVYLFFTTVSNGVLLWLERRYSLGVKRAEL
- a CDS encoding ABC transporter permease gives rise to the protein MIEILQQYWQSLLWSDGYRFTGVAVTLWLLILSVVFGGLLAIPMAVGRVSSIAWIRLPVWFYTYVFRGTPLYVQLLVFYSGMYSLEIVRGSEFLNAFFRSGLNCTILALTLNTCAYTTEIFAGAIRAVPYGEIEAAEAYGFSRFKMYRCIILPSALRTALPAYSNEVILMLHSTALAFTATVPDLLKIARDINSATYQPFYAFGIAAVLYLVISYALVSLFRKAEKRWMVHIKQH
- the hisP gene encoding histidine ABC transporter ATP-binding protein HisP; amino-acid sequence: MSDKKLAVTELHKHYGEHEVLKGVSLAANAGDVISIIGSSGSGKSTFLRCINFLEKPSEGSISLNNEDIRMVRDKDGQLKVFDKKQLQLLRTRLTMVFQHFNLWSHMTVLENVMEAPIQVLGLSKAESRERAIRYLDKVGIDERARGKYPVHLSGGQQQRVSIARALAMEPEVLLFDEPTSALDPELVGEVLRIMQKLAEEGKTMVVVTHEMEFARHVSSHVIFLHQGVIEEQGPPDELFGNPKSPRLQQFLSGALK
- a CDS encoding TIGR01777 family oxidoreductase, which encodes MRILITGATGLIGRTLTQRLLTQGHSITVLTRSVQRARKLFGEQASYWPSLAEQRDLDGIDAVINLAGEPIANKRWSNTQKERLCQSRWALTERLAALCHASRRPPQALISGSAVGYYGDQGQAVVTEDTPAHDEFTHQLCQRWEALALRAQSRETRVCLLRTGVVLAANGGALAKMLPPFRLGLGGPIGDGSQYLPWIHLDDMVDGILFLLADANQQGPFNMVAPNPVHNEQFTAQLARVLNRPAFLRVPAFAMKMMMGEAAVLVLGGQHAIPKRLEQAGFSFRYSELAPALENVINGK
- the folX gene encoding dihydroneopterin triphosphate 2'-epimerase — encoded protein: MSFNQPDAIIRIKNLRLRTFVGIKEEEINNRQDVLINVAIHYPADKARNSEDIADALNYRTITKAIIRHVEDNRFALLEKLTQDVLDIVKQHPWVTYAEVEIDKLLALRYADSVSMTMSYRRG